One region of Roseicitreum antarcticum genomic DNA includes:
- a CDS encoding RNA polymerase sigma factor gives MFRPPASARQEPAVPSSALSAPAVGYDPDAALLAAYAQGDAAAGAALTAQLAPRLLRYAARLLGDLAEAEDVTQDAMLRLWRIAPQWRAGEAKVSTWAYHVTANLCTDRLRRRRSRPGVALDQVAEPPDPGRGAEAGMIEADRAQALELALQALPDRQRQAVVLRHLEGLSNPEIAAILDTGIEAVESLIARGKRALTARLSGQRAALGYDDD, from the coding sequence ATGTTCCGACCTCCAGCCTCTGCACGCCAAGAGCCTGCTGTCCCGTCGTCGGCATTGTCGGCGCCGGCGGTCGGATATGATCCGGATGCAGCGTTGCTGGCGGCTTATGCGCAGGGCGACGCTGCGGCGGGGGCTGCGCTGACGGCGCAGTTGGCGCCCCGGCTCTTGCGCTATGCGGCGCGGCTGCTGGGCGATCTGGCCGAGGCCGAGGATGTGACGCAAGATGCCATGCTGCGGCTGTGGCGGATCGCGCCGCAATGGCGCGCGGGTGAGGCAAAGGTCAGCACTTGGGCCTACCACGTGACGGCGAACCTGTGCACCGACAGACTGCGGCGGCGGCGGTCGCGCCCCGGCGTGGCACTGGACCAAGTGGCCGAGCCGCCCGATCCCGGGCGGGGCGCCGAGGCAGGAATGATCGAGGCAGACCGTGCGCAGGCGCTGGAACTGGCATTGCAGGCGCTGCCGGACCGTCAACGACAGGCGGTGGTCCTGCGCCACCTGGAGGGGCTGTCCAACCCCGAGATCGCGGCAATCCTCGACACCGGGATCGAGGCGGTTGAAAGCCTGATCGCGCGGGGCAAACGCGCATTGACCGCCCGGCTGTCCGGGCAACGTGCGGCATTGGGGTATGATGATGACTGA
- the cimA gene encoding citramalate synthase: MTQPAADARERLSLYDTTLRDGQQTQGVQFSTGEKLAIAALLDDLGVDYIEGGWPGANPTDSDFFATPPQTRATLTAFGMTKRAGRSAENDDVLAAVLNARTPAVCLVGKTHPFHVTTALGISLAENLDNIRASIAHIVAQGREAILDAEHFFDGYRADPAYALECLHAALTAGARWVVLCDTNGGTLPADVGRITADVIASGVPGDRLGIHAHDDTGNAVACTLAAVDAGARQIQGTLNGLGERCGNANLTTLIPTLLLKEPYASRFATGITPAALQNLTRASRRLDDILNRVPHRAAAYVGASAFAHKAGLHASAILKDPRTYEHIDPARVGNARIIPMSNQAGQSNLRARLKDAGLTVAPGDPALARILDRVKMAEDTGYAYDGAQASFELVARRELGLVPTFFEVKRYRVTVERRKNKYDQMVSLSEAVVVVKIGCDKMLSVSESMDALGHDRGPVNALSKALSKDLGPYQAIIDDMKLVDFKVRITQGGTEAVTRVIIDSEDGAGRRWSTVGVSPNIVDASFEALLDAINWKLIRDGAEAPKQAARPAPAAIGNA, translated from the coding sequence ATGACGCAGCCAGCCGCAGACGCCCGCGAACGCCTCAGCCTCTATGACACCACGCTGCGCGACGGGCAGCAGACGCAGGGCGTGCAATTCTCGACCGGCGAAAAGCTGGCCATCGCGGCACTGCTTGACGACCTCGGCGTGGATTATATCGAGGGCGGCTGGCCCGGCGCGAACCCCACCGACAGCGATTTCTTTGCCACCCCGCCGCAGACCCGCGCCACGCTGACGGCCTTTGGCATGACCAAACGCGCGGGCCGCTCGGCGGAAAACGACGATGTGCTGGCCGCCGTCCTGAACGCCCGCACCCCCGCCGTCTGCCTTGTCGGCAAGACGCATCCCTTCCATGTGACCACCGCGCTGGGGATCAGCCTTGCGGAAAACCTCGACAACATCCGCGCCTCCATCGCCCATATCGTAGCGCAGGGGCGCGAGGCGATCCTGGACGCCGAACATTTCTTCGACGGCTACCGCGCCGACCCCGCCTATGCGCTGGAATGCCTGCACGCCGCCCTGACCGCAGGCGCGCGCTGGGTGGTGCTGTGCGACACCAACGGCGGCACGCTGCCCGCCGATGTGGGCCGCATCACCGCCGATGTCATCGCGTCGGGCGTCCCCGGCGACCGGCTGGGCATCCACGCCCATGACGATACCGGCAACGCGGTCGCCTGCACGCTGGCCGCCGTAGACGCGGGCGCGCGCCAGATCCAGGGCACGCTGAACGGGCTGGGTGAGCGGTGCGGCAACGCCAACCTGACCACCCTGATCCCGACGCTGCTGTTGAAGGAACCCTATGCCAGCCGCTTTGCCACCGGCATCACGCCCGCCGCGCTGCAAAACCTGACCCGCGCCTCGCGCAGGCTGGATGATATCCTCAACCGCGTCCCGCACCGCGCGGCGGCCTATGTCGGCGCCTCGGCCTTTGCCCATAAGGCCGGGCTGCACGCCAGCGCGATCTTGAAGGACCCCAGGACCTATGAGCACATCGACCCTGCGCGTGTCGGCAATGCCCGCATCATCCCGATGTCCAACCAGGCGGGCCAATCCAACCTGCGCGCCCGCCTGAAGGATGCAGGCCTGACCGTCGCCCCCGGCGACCCGGCGCTGGCCCGCATCCTTGACCGGGTCAAGATGGCCGAAGACACGGGCTATGCCTATGACGGCGCGCAGGCCAGTTTTGAGCTGGTCGCCCGCCGCGAGCTTGGCCTCGTGCCGACCTTCTTCGAGGTCAAGCGCTACCGCGTCACCGTGGAACGCCGCAAGAACAAGTACGATCAGATGGTCTCGCTGTCCGAGGCGGTCGTCGTGGTGAAGATCGGCTGCGATAAAATGCTTTCGGTTTCGGAATCCATGGATGCCCTGGGCCATGACCGTGGCCCGGTCAACGCGCTGTCAAAGGCGCTGTCAAAAGACCTCGGCCCCTATCAGGCGATCATCGACGACATGAAACTGGTGGATTTCAAGGTCCGCATCACCCAGGGCGGGACCGAGGCCGTGACCCGCGTCATCATCGACAGCGAGGACGGCGCGGGCCGCCGCTGGTCCACGGTCGGCGTCTCGCCCAACATCGTCGATGCCAGCTTTGAGGCGCTTTTGGACGCGATCAACTGGAAACTGATCCGCGACGGGGCAGAGGCACCGAAACAGGCCGCCAGACCGGCCCCCGCCGCGATAGGCAACGCATGA
- a CDS encoding MFS transporter, whose protein sequence is MSTPSTPPATGPAAPLGAAPDDRIARRNVWVLVAAQAILGAQMPMLFTIGGLAGQTLASNLCWATLPISMIVLGSMVTATPLSAFMQKYGRRAGFIASALGGSAGAAIGAFGLLMASFPLFLLGSFLTGIYMSGQGFYRFAAADTASAAFRPKAISWVMAGGLLSAVLGPQLVKVTADSMVVPFLATYLAVIGLNLIGVVLFMFLRIPVPPVPSVDAPRGRTRMELLKSPAVAVAVICGTVSYALMNLVMTSSPLAVVGCGFTTSDAANVVSAHVLAMYAPSFFTGHLIVRFGATRIVALGLIILAGAGAVAMTGVELEQFYLALILLGLGWNFGFIGATTMLSSTHGAHERGRVQGMNDLIVFGGVFMASLSSGGLMNCSGGSVEAGWQLVNLAMLPFLVLAGGALIWLTMRPREA, encoded by the coding sequence ATGAGCACGCCATCCACACCCCCCGCAACTGGCCCCGCCGCACCCCTTGGCGCTGCACCCGATGACCGTATCGCCCGACGCAATGTCTGGGTTCTGGTCGCCGCGCAGGCGATTCTGGGCGCGCAGATGCCAATGCTGTTTACCATCGGGGGGCTGGCCGGGCAGACGCTGGCCAGCAATCTGTGTTGGGCGACCCTGCCCATTTCGATGATCGTGTTGGGGTCGATGGTCACGGCGACGCCGCTGTCGGCGTTCATGCAGAAATACGGACGGCGCGCGGGCTTCATTGCCAGTGCGTTGGGCGGCAGCGCGGGGGCAGCGATTGGCGCCTTCGGATTGTTGATGGCGTCATTCCCGTTGTTCCTGCTGGGGTCTTTCCTGACGGGTATCTACATGTCGGGGCAAGGCTTCTACCGTTTTGCCGCCGCTGATACCGCCAGCGCGGCGTTCCGGCCCAAGGCGATTTCGTGGGTTATGGCGGGGGGGCTTTTGTCTGCCGTGTTGGGCCCGCAACTGGTCAAGGTGACGGCGGACAGCATGGTGGTGCCGTTTCTGGCGACGTATCTGGCCGTGATCGGATTGAACCTGATCGGCGTGGTCTTGTTCATGTTCTTGCGCATTCCGGTGCCGCCGGTGCCCTCGGTGGATGCGCCGCGCGGGCGCACGCGGATGGAATTGCTGAAATCGCCCGCCGTGGCGGTCGCGGTGATCTGCGGCACCGTGTCTTATGCGTTGATGAACCTTGTGATGACATCCAGCCCGCTGGCGGTGGTGGGCTGCGGCTTTACCACATCGGACGCGGCGAATGTGGTGTCGGCGCATGTGTTGGCGATGTATGCGCCGTCGTTCTTTACCGGGCATCTGATCGTGCGGTTTGGCGCGACGCGCATCGTCGCGCTGGGTCTGATCATTCTGGCGGGTGCCGGTGCCGTGGCCATGACCGGGGTAGAGCTGGAACAGTTTTATCTGGCGCTGATCTTGCTGGGGCTGGGCTGGAACTTTGGTTTCATCGGGGCAACGACGATGCTGTCGAGCACGCATGGCGCGCATGAGCGGGGCCGCGTGCAGGGCATGAACGACCTGATCGTGTTCGGGGGCGTGTTCATGGCGTCGCTGTCATCGGGCGGGTTGATGAATTGCTCTGGCGGGTCGGTCGAGGCCGGGTGGCAGTTGGTGAACCTGGCCATGCTGCCATTCCTGGTGCTGGCGGGCGGTGCGTTGATCTGGCTGACGATGCGCCCGCGCGAGGCGTGA
- a CDS encoding squalene/phytoene synthase family protein has translation MSLDLCAAQVERGDADRFAATMAAPVAVRDRLWPLYALNLEVARAPWVTAEPMIAEMRLQFWHDTIDDIANGKPARAHEVAQPLADVIRAHALPPEPFHALIAARRWDIYTDAFADAQAFDAHIDATSGNLMWLAALTLDAPAQAEPVLRDLAYAMGVAGWLQAIPALDGAGRIPLIDGTPAGVAALAQTALARLHRARANRARVPAHVTPAALPAWRSGAILHHAARYPQTVAIGGLVQPEFTRRGSLLLRALSGRW, from the coding sequence ATGAGCCTTGATCTCTGCGCCGCGCAGGTGGAACGTGGTGACGCCGACCGCTTTGCGGCCACCATGGCCGCGCCTGTCGCGGTGCGCGACCGGCTGTGGCCGCTCTATGCGCTGAACCTGGAGGTGGCGCGCGCCCCTTGGGTCACGGCAGAGCCGATGATCGCTGAAATGCGGCTGCAATTCTGGCACGACACCATCGATGACATTGCCAACGGCAAACCCGCCCGCGCGCATGAGGTAGCGCAGCCGCTGGCCGATGTGATCCGCGCCCACGCCCTGCCGCCTGAACCCTTCCACGCCCTGATCGCCGCGCGCCGCTGGGACATTTACACCGATGCCTTCGCGGATGCGCAGGCGTTCGATGCCCATATCGACGCGACCTCGGGCAACCTGATGTGGCTGGCCGCCCTGACGCTGGACGCCCCGGCACAGGCGGAACCCGTGCTGCGCGATCTGGCCTATGCCATGGGGGTCGCGGGCTGGTTGCAGGCCATCCCGGCGCTTGATGGGGCAGGGCGCATCCCGCTGATCGACGGCACGCCGGCAGGGGTCGCTGCGCTGGCGCAAACGGCACTTGCCCGCCTGCACCGCGCACGGGCCAACCGGGCGCGCGTGCCTGCCCATGTCACCCCGGCCGCCTTGCCCGCATGGCGGTCAGGCGCGATCTTGCACCATGCCGCACGCTACCCTCAAACGGTTGCCATCGGTGGGCTGGTACAGCCCGAATTCACCCGGCGTGGCAGCCTGTTGCTGCGGGCGCTGTCGGGGCGCTGGTAA
- the cysS gene encoding cysteine--tRNA ligase: MVEIRLHNSKTRKKDPFTPIDPDNVRMYVCGPTVYDRAHLGNARPVVVFDVLFRLLRHGHVYGADHVTYVRNFTDVDDKINARARQMQEDGDTRDLNTIIRALTDETIGWYHADMDALGALRPTHEPRATEFIPQMVKMIEGLVDSGHAYAAEGHVLFDVRAYPDYGRLSGRSLDDMIAGARVEVAPYKRDPMDFVLWKPSADDEPGWPSPWGKGRPGWHIECSAMSHELLGDHFDIHGGGIDLAFPHHENEVAQSCCAHPEAGFANVWLHNEMVQVDGKKMSKSLGNFFTVKDLLDQGWPGEVIRFVMLSTHYRKPMDWTEEKAREARETLDWWATTFSTDPEVLAAARLGEGAEFRIDAEVVAALSDDLNTSRALTRLKKLGRFLDNSSEFLNLEATQQFSHRLDFILSVEALGIPLISLSTRKRRQGLSLAKAETMMNAERMKALSDRDFSRLDQLKISLGEMGVEVRMSKDGVELIPGPDFDPAKLDAPK; the protein is encoded by the coding sequence ATGGTTGAGATCCGTCTGCACAATTCCAAGACCCGGAAAAAAGACCCGTTCACGCCGATCGACCCGGATAATGTCCGGATGTATGTCTGCGGCCCCACGGTCTATGACCGCGCGCATCTGGGCAATGCGCGGCCCGTTGTGGTGTTTGACGTGCTGTTCCGCCTGCTGCGCCACGGCCACGTTTACGGCGCGGATCACGTCACCTATGTGCGCAACTTTACGGATGTGGATGACAAGATCAACGCCCGCGCGCGGCAGATGCAGGAGGACGGCGATACCCGCGATCTGAACACCATCATCCGCGCCCTGACCGATGAGACCATCGGCTGGTACCACGCCGATATGGACGCGCTCGGCGCGCTGCGCCCCACGCATGAGCCGCGCGCGACTGAATTCATACCCCAGATGGTGAAGATGATTGAAGGGCTTGTGGACAGCGGCCACGCCTATGCCGCCGAGGGCCATGTCCTTTTCGACGTGCGCGCCTACCCGGACTATGGCCGCCTGTCGGGCCGGTCGCTGGACGACATGATCGCCGGCGCGCGGGTCGAGGTTGCGCCGTATAAACGCGATCCGATGGATTTCGTGCTGTGGAAACCCTCGGCGGATGATGAACCGGGTTGGCCGTCGCCCTGGGGCAAGGGCCGTCCGGGCTGGCACATCGAATGCTCGGCCATGAGCCATGAATTGCTCGGCGATCATTTCGACATCCACGGCGGCGGCATCGACCTTGCCTTTCCGCACCACGAAAACGAGGTCGCCCAATCGTGCTGCGCCCATCCTGAGGCGGGCTTTGCCAATGTCTGGCTGCACAATGAGATGGTGCAAGTGGACGGCAAGAAGATGTCCAAGTCGTTGGGCAATTTCTTCACGGTGAAGGATTTGCTGGATCAGGGCTGGCCGGGCGAGGTGATCCGGTTTGTGATGCTGTCGACGCATTATCGCAAGCCGATGGATTGGACCGAGGAGAAGGCGCGGGAGGCGAGAGAAACGTTGGATTGGTGGGCAACCACATTTTCAACTGACCCTGAAGTTTTGGCTGCCGCGAGGCTTGGAGAAGGCGCAGAATTTAGAATCGACGCTGAAGTTGTTGCGGCACTCAGTGACGATCTGAACACTTCAAGAGCACTCACGAGACTGAAGAAACTTGGAAGATTTCTGGATAACAGTTCAGAATTTCTTAACCTTGAGGCGACTCAACAATTCTCACATCGGCTTGATTTCATCTTGAGTGTTGAGGCTCTGGGAATCCCATTGATCTCACTTTCAACCCGAAAACGCAGACAAGGATTGTCTCTTGCGAAAGCAGAGACAATGATGAATGCCGAGCGAATGAAGGCACTTTCAGACCGAGATTTCTCCAGACTCGATCAACTGAAAATTAGTTTGGGTGAAATGGGTGTAGAAGTCCGAATGTCGAAAGATGGCGTTGAACTTATCCCCGGCCCCGATTTCGACCCCGCTAAACTGGACGCGCCGAAATGA
- a CDS encoding NUDIX hydrolase, whose protein sequence is MTAAPAGMPIRPAATVLAIRPHADGPRVLMGQRGAGAAFMPDKFVFPGGAVDADDALVPLSPGLDALCHTRLSDTNVPPAALAAAAIREMWEETGLMLGRPGTWPGAVPTDWAGFAARGMVPSADGLRFIFRAITPPGRSRRFDARFFMVDAAGIAGDPDNFEGACDELRCLQWVPLAEARALNLPFITEVVLAEAARIMRTGEAQRFVPFFDSSGPASIFRQIP, encoded by the coding sequence ATGACGGCGGCACCAGCAGGCATGCCAATCCGGCCCGCCGCCACGGTGCTGGCGATTCGTCCCCATGCCGACGGGCCGCGCGTCTTGATGGGGCAACGCGGTGCCGGCGCGGCGTTCATGCCTGACAAGTTCGTGTTTCCTGGCGGCGCGGTCGACGCGGATGACGCGTTGGTGCCACTGTCACCGGGTCTTGACGCGCTGTGCCACACCCGCCTGTCGGACACCAATGTCCCGCCTGCCGCGCTCGCCGCTGCCGCGATTCGCGAGATGTGGGAAGAAACCGGCCTGATGCTGGGCCGTCCCGGCACCTGGCCGGGCGCGGTACCGACGGACTGGGCCGGGTTTGCCGCGCGGGGGATGGTGCCGTCGGCGGATGGGTTGCGGTTCATCTTCCGCGCGATCACGCCGCCGGGTCGCAGCCGCCGGTTCGATGCCCGGTTCTTCATGGTTGACGCAGCCGGGATCGCGGGCGACCCGGACAATTTTGAGGGTGCCTGCGATGAGCTACGGTGCCTGCAATGGGTGCCGCTTGCCGAGGCCCGCGCGCTGAACCTGCCCTTTATCACCGAGGTTGTGCTGGCAGAGGCCGCGCGCATCATGCGCACCGGCGAAGCGCAGAGGTTCGTGCCGTTCTTCGACAGCTCTGGCCCGGCATCGATTTTTCGGCAGATACCTTAA
- a CDS encoding DUF983 domain-containing protein encodes MNAQTQTADAELFAAEGTDSRPWKPAMLRGWQRKCPCCGTGPMMKGYLTVRDSCAVCGEDLHHHRADDGPAYLTILVVGKLLMVLFLWVFIRWEPEPLVMIAGFSVLAVAMSLYLLPRFKGAIVGLQWAHRMYGFGPADGQPKD; translated from the coding sequence ATGAACGCACAGACCCAGACTGCCGACGCTGAACTCTTCGCCGCCGAAGGCACTGATTCACGGCCGTGGAAACCCGCGATGTTGCGCGGCTGGCAGCGCAAGTGCCCGTGCTGCGGCACCGGGCCGATGATGAAGGGGTATCTGACCGTGCGCGACAGCTGCGCGGTCTGTGGCGAGGACCTGCACCATCACCGCGCCGATGACGGCCCGGCCTATCTGACCATTCTGGTGGTCGGCAAGTTGCTGATGGTGCTGTTTCTGTGGGTCTTCATCCGGTGGGAGCCGGAGCCGCTGGTGATGATCGCGGGCTTTTCGGTGCTGGCCGTGGCAATGTCGCTTTACCTGCTGCCGCGCTTCAAAGGCGCAATTGTGGGACTGCAATGGGCCCACCGCATGTACGGGTTCGGCCCCGCCGACGGGCAACCGAAGGACTGA
- a CDS encoding EF-hand domain-containing protein — protein MKFRNTMIALGTVASLAVAASALASDLGARGFGGMRATPPEFATLDADGNGQLTRDELAAGMEAHRATAGQERLDQMAAEIMTFANPEGMLGADELRAALGGIATARHAAMEEMRAEGGRAGPRGAHRAEGRGGRHAEGAHGERAGGRQGRQAEAGGAGGSGMDRMFDRVDSDNDGTISAAEYDAVRARMAGQGLRGAAPSAQ, from the coding sequence ATGAAATTCAGAAATACGATGATCGCGCTGGGGACCGTTGCCAGCCTTGCCGTGGCCGCCTCTGCGTTGGCCAGCGATCTTGGCGCCCGCGGCTTTGGTGGCATGCGCGCGACCCCGCCCGAATTCGCCACGCTGGATGCCGATGGCAACGGCCAACTGACGCGCGACGAACTGGCCGCTGGCATGGAGGCGCATCGCGCGACCGCCGGGCAGGAGCGTCTGGACCAGATGGCCGCCGAGATCATGACCTTCGCCAACCCCGAGGGGATGCTGGGCGCCGACGAACTGCGCGCCGCACTTGGCGGCATCGCCACCGCCCGTCATGCGGCGATGGAGGAAATGCGCGCCGAAGGTGGCCGGGCGGGGCCGCGCGGTGCGCATCGCGCTGAGGGTCGCGGCGGTCGCCATGCCGAGGGCGCACATGGTGAGCGTGCAGGTGGTCGCCAAGGCCGCCAGGCGGAAGCCGGGGGAGCGGGCGGCAGTGGCATGGACCGGATGTTTGACCGTGTCGACAGTGATAACGACGGCACGATCTCTGCCGCCGAATATGACGCTGTGCGCGCGCGCATGGCCGGGCAGGGGCTGCGTGGCGCTGCCCCGTCGGCGCAGTAA
- the uvrA gene encoding excinuclease ABC subunit UvrA has product MAEQKFIEVRGAREHNLKNIDVDIPRDQLVVITGLSGSGKSSLAFDTIYAEGQRRYVESLSAYARQFLDMMQKPDVDHISGLSPAISIEQKTTSKNPRSTVGTVTEIYDYMRLLFARAGTPFSPATGKPIEAQQVQDMVDRVMGLDEGTRAYLLAPIIRDRKGEYRKEFLELRKQGFQRVKVDGQFYELDEPPTLDKKFRHDIDVVVDRLVVRTGLETRLADSLRTALDLADGIAVLEMADAGEDGVAERITFSEKFACPVSGFTIPEIEPRLFSFNAPFGACPDCDGLGLELFFDERLVVPDGALTLANGAIAPWRKGKTPYFLQTIQSLAAHYEFNPKTLWKDLPPHVHQVLLYGSNGEELPFRYDEGGRIYNVTRAFEGVIPNMERRYRETDSNWVREDFEQYQNNRDCATCGGHRLRAEALAVKIGGLHVGEVVDKSIREVYDWVQSVPDHLTNQKNEIARAILKEIRERVGFLVNVGLDYLTLSRRAGTLSGGESQRIRLASQIGSGLTGVLYVLDEPSIGLHQRDNDRLLTTLKNLRDQGNTVIVVEHDEEAIREADYVFDIGPGAGVHGGRVVSHGTPAQVMADAGSVTGQYLSGARQIAVPSVRRKGNGKKIKVVKATGNNLRDMSAEFPLGKFVCVTGVSGGGKSTLTIETLFKTASMRLNGARQTPAPCETIKGLEHLDKVIDIDQRPIGRTPRSNPATYTGAFGPIRDWFAGLPESKTRGYKPGRFSFNVKGGRCEACQGDGVLKIEMNFLPDVYVTCETCKGARYNRETLEVLFKGKSIADVLEMTVEEAQGFFQAVPSIREKMDALMRVGLGYIKVGQQATTLSGGEAQRVKLSKELARRSTGRTLYILDEPTTGLHFEDVRKLLEVLHELVEQGNTVVVIEHNLDVVKTADWVIDIGPEGGDGGGQIVAVGTPEAVAAVEGSHTGHYLKSLLDPRKFAAE; this is encoded by the coding sequence ATGGCGGAACAGAAGTTCATCGAGGTGCGCGGCGCGCGCGAACACAACCTCAAGAACATCGACGTGGATATTCCGCGCGATCAACTGGTGGTCATCACCGGGCTGTCGGGCTCGGGCAAATCCAGCCTGGCATTTGACACCATCTACGCCGAGGGGCAGCGCCGCTACGTTGAATCGCTGTCGGCCTATGCGCGCCAGTTCCTCGACATGATGCAAAAGCCTGATGTGGACCATATCAGCGGCCTGTCGCCTGCGATTTCCATCGAGCAGAAGACCACCAGCAAGAACCCGCGTTCCACCGTCGGGACGGTCACCGAAATCTACGACTACATGCGTTTGCTGTTTGCCCGCGCGGGTACGCCGTTTTCCCCCGCCACCGGCAAGCCGATTGAGGCGCAGCAGGTCCAGGACATGGTCGACCGTGTCATGGGGCTGGACGAAGGCACGCGCGCCTACCTGCTTGCGCCGATCATCCGCGACCGCAAGGGCGAGTATCGCAAGGAATTTCTGGAACTGCGCAAACAGGGCTTCCAGCGTGTGAAGGTCGATGGCCAATTCTACGAACTGGACGAACCGCCCACGCTCGACAAGAAATTCCGCCATGACATCGACGTGGTTGTGGACCGTCTGGTGGTGCGCACCGGGCTGGAGACCCGGCTGGCTGACAGTCTGCGCACCGCGCTGGACCTTGCCGATGGCATCGCCGTGCTGGAAATGGCCGATGCGGGCGAAGACGGCGTGGCAGAGCGGATCACCTTTTCCGAAAAATTCGCCTGCCCGGTGTCGGGCTTCACCATCCCCGAGATCGAGCCGCGGCTTTTCAGCTTCAACGCGCCCTTCGGCGCCTGCCCGGATTGCGACGGGCTGGGGTTAGAGCTGTTCTTTGACGAACGCCTCGTGGTGCCCGACGGCGCACTGACGCTGGCCAATGGCGCGATTGCGCCCTGGCGCAAGGGCAAGACACCGTACTTTTTGCAAACGATTCAATCGCTTGCGGCGCATTATGAATTCAACCCCAAAACCCTGTGGAAAGATCTGCCCCCGCATGTGCATCAGGTGTTGCTCTACGGCTCAAACGGCGAGGAACTGCCTTTCCGCTACGATGAGGGTGGGCGCATCTACAACGTCACCCGCGCGTTCGAGGGCGTGATCCCCAACATGGAACGCCGCTACCGCGAGACCGACAGCAATTGGGTGCGCGAGGATTTTGAGCAATATCAAAACAACCGCGATTGCGCGACCTGCGGCGGCCACCGCCTGCGGGCCGAGGCGCTGGCCGTGAAGATCGGCGGGCTGCATGTCGGTGAAGTGGTCGATAAATCCATCCGCGAGGTCTACGATTGGGTGCAATCGGTTCCCGACCACCTGACGAACCAGAAGAATGAGATCGCGCGCGCCATCCTGAAGGAAATCCGCGAACGGGTCGGCTTTCTGGTGAACGTGGGCCTTGATTACCTCACCCTCTCGCGCCGCGCGGGCACATTGTCGGGCGGTGAATCGCAGCGCATCCGGCTGGCCAGCCAGATCGGCTCGGGGCTGACGGGCGTGCTTTATGTCCTCGATGAACCCTCCATCGGGCTGCATCAACGCGACAACGACCGCCTGCTGACCACGCTGAAAAACCTGCGCGATCAGGGCAATACCGTGATCGTGGTCGAACATGACGAGGAAGCGATCCGCGAGGCGGATTACGTCTTCGACATCGGTCCGGGTGCCGGTGTGCATGGCGGTCGCGTGGTCAGCCACGGCACGCCCGCGCAGGTGATGGCTGATGCGGGCAGCGTCACCGGGCAATACCTCTCGGGCGCGCGCCAGATCGCGGTGCCCAGCGTGCGACGCAAGGGGAATGGCAAGAAAATCAAGGTGGTAAAAGCCACAGGTAACAATCTGCGCGATATGAGTGCCGAATTCCCCTTGGGTAAATTCGTCTGCGTCACCGGCGTATCGGGCGGCGGCAAATCGACGCTGACCATCGAGACCTTGTTCAAGACCGCCTCCATGCGTCTCAACGGGGCGCGCCAGACGCCCGCGCCGTGTGAAACCATCAAGGGGCTGGAACACCTTGATAAGGTGATCGACATCGACCAGCGCCCCATCGGCCGCACCCCGCGCTCTAACCCCGCCACCTATACCGGCGCGTTCGGCCCCATCCGCGACTGGTTCGCGGGCCTGCCGGAATCGAAAACCCGCGGCTATAAACCCGGGCGCTTCAGCTTCAACGTGAAGGGCGGGCGGTGTGAGGCCTGTCAGGGCGACGGCGTCTTGAAGATCGAGATGAATTTCCTCCCCGATGTCTACGTCACCTGCGAGACCTGCAAGGGCGCGCGCTACAACCGCGAAACCCTCGAAGTTCTGTTCAAAGGCAAAAGCATCGCCGACGTGCTGGAGATGACGGTTGAAGAGGCGCAGGGCTTTTTCCAGGCCGTGCCCTCCATCCGCGAAAAGATGGATGCGCTGATGCGCGTCGGTCTGGGCTATATCAAGGTCGGGCAGCAGGCCACCACGCTGTCGGGCGGCGAGGCGCAGCGCGTGAAGCTGTCGAAAGAGCTGGCGCGGCGGTCCACGGGCCGCACGCTCTATATCCTTGATGAGCCGACCACCGGCCTGCATTTTGAAGACGTGCGCAAGCTGTTGGAAGTGCTGCATGAACTGGTTGAACAGGGCAACACGGTGGTGGTGATCGAACACAATCTGGACGTGGTGAAAACCGCCGATTGGGTGATCGACATCGGGCCTGAAGGGGGCGACGGCGGCGGTCAGATCGTGGCTGTCGGCACGCCCGAGGCCGTTGCCGCGGTCGAGGGCAGCCACACCGGCCATTACCTCAAATCCCTGCTGGACCCGCGCAAATTCGCCGCCGAATAG